In the Mycoplasma zalophi genome, one interval contains:
- a CDS encoding LemA family protein: MLFDSRNEQQNVTINVDNTIQHAKASTLQKVMFYLLLVIASPFTLFFIWILPVKYKNKFNQKQVVAQEASSTIQAAQAKRRATLIKMMDSVKGYKTHEKELLEQITKYRSQIQDTNFNDLNNLQETQNLLSSVTNGLKITFEKYPDLKASSLYQQFSNEVVMQEDEIYSARRIYNARVTDFNSMLYKFPAIVVANNMKLHNLPFFTATELERQDVDTSSL; this comes from the coding sequence ATGTTATTTGATTCAAGAAACGAACAACAAAATGTAACAATAAATGTTGATAACACCATTCAACATGCAAAAGCCTCAACTTTACAAAAAGTAATGTTTTATTTACTACTAGTAATTGCTTCGCCTTTTACATTATTTTTTATTTGAATACTGCCAGTAAAATATAAAAATAAATTTAATCAAAAACAAGTGGTAGCCCAAGAAGCTTCTTCTACAATACAAGCTGCGCAAGCTAAACGTCGTGCAACATTAATTAAAATGATGGACTCTGTTAAAGGTTATAAAACTCATGAAAAAGAATTATTGGAACAAATTACTAAATATCGTTCACAGATTCAAGATACTAATTTTAATGATTTAAACAATTTACAAGAAACACAAAATCTTTTAAGTAGTGTAACAAATGGTCTAAAAATTACATTTGAAAAATATCCTGATTTAAAAGCAAGTTCACTATATCAACAATTTTCAAATGAAGTAGTTATGCAAGAAGATGAAATTTATTCAGCAAGAAGAATCTACAATGCAAGAGTTACTGACTTTAATTCTATGCTTTATAAATTCCCTGCAATAGTTGTTGCAAATAATATGAAATTACATAATTTACCTTTCTTTACAGCTACAGAGCTAGAAAGACAAGATGTTGATACGTCATCTTTATAA
- a CDS encoding AEC family transporter — MPTTTTVHWTDNLVKILQAQGMWGGVLATFAFIIIGYVVTRKGIFTKEINGKLSKFLISFALPFLCIIAFMQPANASLGKEIGVVIGVSIAFYVIAAVISTLVVKFGANLVPKLVTKKAEQIFAEKQTGDAVAYKDEAIKDIQAKLLTTVLMLSYGSLQFFAYPLVIAMSGTIFNGSALALAQIWCIPYMIGAFSYVMLSYSGEKFSKKNIKPILKAVFSPMMCALYLSLILWALQFAAPSKYAIVNSIPYQKVEKGAQFWAGFKANLPALGKILDSGVAIISPLAWMIIGGTLASSNLKKAAADKSVWVTTLLKLILMPLIMFLIGLVLVKSGAISASTGVLLTLLGATPPAAVCIIFSVAAGHSKSVYTAEVSSLSTLLCLVAMPIWIIIAYVTFN, encoded by the coding sequence ATGCCAACAACAACAACAGTTCACTGAACTGACAACCTTGTTAAAATATTACAAGCACAAGGTATGTGAGGTGGTGTTTTAGCTACATTTGCTTTTATTATCATTGGATATGTTGTAACACGTAAAGGTATCTTTACAAAAGAAATTAATGGAAAGTTATCTAAATTTTTAATTAGTTTTGCGTTACCATTCCTATGTATTATTGCATTTATGCAACCAGCTAATGCATCATTAGGAAAAGAAATTGGTGTTGTAATAGGTGTTTCAATAGCATTTTATGTTATAGCAGCAGTTATTTCAACATTAGTTGTAAAATTTGGAGCAAACTTAGTACCAAAATTAGTTACTAAAAAAGCAGAACAAATTTTTGCAGAAAAACAAACTGGGGATGCAGTAGCATATAAAGATGAAGCTATTAAAGATATCCAAGCAAAATTACTAACAACAGTATTAATGCTATCTTATGGTTCATTACAATTCTTTGCTTACCCATTAGTTATTGCAATGAGTGGAACAATATTTAACGGTTCAGCTCTAGCATTAGCACAAATATGATGTATTCCATATATGATTGGAGCATTCTCATATGTAATGCTTTCATACTCAGGAGAAAAATTCTCTAAAAAGAATATTAAACCTATTTTAAAAGCAGTATTTAGCCCAATGATGTGTGCTTTATACTTATCACTAATATTATGAGCTCTACAATTTGCAGCACCATCAAAATATGCAATTGTAAACAGTATTCCATATCAAAAAGTTGAAAAAGGAGCTCAATTCTGAGCTGGATTCAAAGCAAACTTACCTGCATTAGGTAAAATATTAGATTCAGGAGTTGCAATTATTTCACCATTAGCATGAATGATTATTGGAGGAACATTAGCTTCTTCAAATCTTAAAAAAGCAGCAGCAGATAAAAGTGTTTGAGTAACTACATTACTAAAATTAATATTAATGCCATTAATTATGTTCTTAATTGGATTAGTATTAGTAAAATCAGGTGCAATTTCAGCATCAACAGGAGTTCTATTAACACTATTAGGAGCTACTCCACCAGCAGCAGTATGTATTATATTCTCAGTTGCCGCAGGTCACTCAAAATCAGTATATACAGCAGAAGTTTCATCATTGTCAACATTACTATGTCTAGTAGCAATGCCAATATGAATCATTATTGCTTATGTAACATTCAACTAA
- a CDS encoding phosphotransferase family protein: MEKLSKLELTKFLDEITLVFGPIITSKVSDVYFIYESFKNKTYQAKYKNIIVQIRIPKLENISATQEEIIANSFDDYLFYKDGYLIKKWFFGNDLTYVHIDKTITKNIIKEIKELQKLDIQLSEFNWYLNKIDDPQYDEIIKKHLNEDLVFCHNNINRSNILVNKSGKVKIIDFGNCSLNSKYVDPVMAHINLGIDRNILISEFNLDDKKFDEYIYIVKQYLKTGFEQFYIHQEIPIPKLSRALEPFQTKKYNYNSYFIIQKNKSSFKRNLNIKELDNFYFVPPYIYEDEKIIIWKWMERNHILTFNNMRIRALARAMKILHSSKVDFPKYNIEDRLKALICSVGEQNIRQDFNSNMLNKIYKWILRLKPTSNCHNNLSINTIFFSKKQSVFLIGWENASKNDPFIDIAILFEHMQWNNDQEKLFWKTYQIKKPDNFIKYRIIVNFVAYLINKGKLDDEFLSRINKKRIYDLFYILDSKI; this comes from the coding sequence ATGGAAAAACTATCAAAATTAGAACTTACTAAATTTTTAGATGAAATTACATTAGTATTTGGACCAATAATAACTTCTAAAGTATCTGATGTATATTTTATTTATGAATCTTTTAAAAATAAAACTTATCAAGCTAAATACAAAAATATTATTGTGCAAATAAGAATCCCTAAATTAGAAAATATAAGTGCCACTCAAGAAGAAATTATTGCTAATTCTTTTGATGATTACTTATTTTATAAAGACGGGTACTTAATTAAAAAATGATTTTTTGGAAATGATCTTACATATGTTCATATTGATAAAACAATTACAAAAAATATAATTAAAGAAATTAAAGAATTACAAAAATTAGATATTCAATTAAGTGAATTTAATTGATATTTAAATAAAATAGATGATCCTCAATATGATGAAATTATTAAAAAACATCTAAACGAAGATCTAGTTTTTTGTCACAACAACATAAATAGATCAAATATTTTAGTAAATAAGTCAGGAAAAGTAAAAATTATTGATTTTGGTAATTGTTCATTAAATTCCAAATACGTTGACCCTGTTATGGCGCATATTAATTTAGGGATAGATAGAAATATTTTGATAAGCGAATTTAATTTAGATGATAAAAAATTTGATGAATATATTTATATTGTTAAACAATATTTAAAAACAGGATTTGAACAATTTTATATACATCAAGAAATTCCTATCCCTAAACTTTCAAGAGCATTAGAACCATTTCAAACAAAAAAATATAACTATAACTCTTATTTTATTATTCAAAAAAATAAAAGTAGCTTCAAAAGAAATTTAAATATAAAAGAATTAGATAATTTTTATTTTGTTCCTCCTTATATTTATGAAGATGAAAAAATTATTATTTGAAAATGAATGGAAAGAAATCATATATTAACTTTTAATAATATGAGAATACGAGCATTAGCAAGAGCTATGAAAATATTGCATAGTTCTAAAGTTGATTTTCCTAAATATAATATAGAAGATAGATTAAAAGCATTAATATGCTCAGTGGGTGAGCAAAATATTCGCCAAGATTTTAATTCTAATATGTTAAATAAAATTTATAAATGAATTTTAAGGTTAAAACCAACAAGTAATTGTCATAATAATTTATCAATTAATACAATTTTCTTTTCGAAGAAACAAAGTGTGTTTTTAATAGGTTGGGAAAATGCTTCTAAAAATGATCCTTTTATCGATATTGCCATTTTATTTGAACATATGCAATGAAATAATGACCAAGAAAAATTATTTTGAAAAACTTATCAAATCAAAAAACCTGATAACTTTATTAAGTATAGAATTATAGTCAACTTTGTTGCTTATTTAATTAATAAAGGAAAATTAGATGATGAGTTTTTATCACGAATTAATAAAAAAAGAATTTATGACTTATTTTATATTTTAGACTCAAAAATTTAA
- a CDS encoding ABC transporter permease subunit, with amino-acid sequence MNTEIRRNIFTYSLYKNNKLIKNKLKPQTKILIAMFLIAIASVAIWRTNFLASSGGFNLFFESLKNIFKPFQTSTYLQEKNLWVLSLKFLWLSFKVTFLGTVLGTVFALFTALIGNIKTNNKIQSYVIRFIILFFRSFPELIYLYFFTTSLSGEISSVLLISWFSWIWLHKFISEAIENVPSNIYKRLIKLGYSKTHILFRYIYPSIKNKIIIFSLYSFESNLRWTSVFSTLGVVGIGQLLNYANESIYKMHELLIPLLVFVIFISILEWFSYITNNYLLIAKSKKVTQENFFKINKNKKNKTIGIIFILVVLIISTIFMLFSIKNIHFYPNALKSIFNDLINPNWNIVTQNDNIFLIILDLFLEIYITIVLVIILTYINLRLTNQKTNNLFSMHIFRFISTFIRIVPTIVIFFTIGIIFKRPAAAFVISFAIHSSTVISKQLNESISKIEDKNINNLIRQGWSQGRIFRSYILPYIKNNSSTFLILEVEKNIRNFINYGLFGASNFGLAMVYSQRSSYRDITPYVWISVFLIMITNIYFNYLKNKKINLKHKKIKFSQI; translated from the coding sequence ATGAACACAGAGATTAGGCGCAATATTTTTACTTATTCTCTATATAAAAACAACAAATTAATTAAAAATAAATTAAAACCTCAAACAAAAATTTTAATTGCTATGTTTTTAATAGCAATTGCTTCAGTTGCTATTTGAAGAACTAATTTTTTGGCTAGTTCTGGTGGTTTTAATCTATTTTTTGAAAGTCTGAAAAATATTTTTAAACCGTTTCAAACATCTACATATTTACAAGAAAAAAACTTATGAGTTTTAAGTTTAAAATTTTTATGATTAAGTTTTAAAGTTACATTTTTAGGTACTGTTTTAGGTACTGTTTTTGCTTTATTTACTGCATTAATCGGAAATATAAAAACTAACAATAAAATTCAATCATATGTAATTAGATTTATTATTTTATTTTTTAGAAGTTTTCCCGAATTAATATACTTATACTTTTTTACAACTAGTTTAAGTGGCGAAATATCATCTGTTTTATTAATAAGTTGATTTAGTTGAATATGACTACATAAATTTATTTCAGAAGCTATTGAAAATGTGCCTTCTAACATTTATAAAAGACTAATTAAATTAGGTTATTCAAAAACCCATATTTTATTTAGATATATTTATCCTTCAATTAAAAATAAGATAATAATTTTTAGCTTATATTCATTTGAATCAAATTTAAGATGAACTTCTGTATTTAGTACCTTAGGAGTAGTTGGTATTGGACAACTTTTAAATTATGCAAATGAAAGCATTTATAAAATGCATGAATTATTAATTCCCTTACTTGTTTTTGTTATTTTTATTAGTATATTAGAATGATTTAGTTATATTACAAACAACTATTTATTGATTGCAAAATCCAAAAAAGTCACACAAGAAAATTTCTTTAAAATTAATAAAAATAAAAAAAATAAAACTATAGGAATTATATTTATACTTGTTGTATTAATTATTTCAACAATTTTTATGCTTTTTAGCATTAAAAACATACATTTTTATCCAAATGCACTAAAAAGTATTTTTAATGATTTAATTAATCCAAATTGGAATATAGTAACTCAAAATGACAATATATTTTTAATTATTTTAGACTTATTTTTAGAAATATATATCACAATTGTTCTAGTAATTATTCTTACTTATATTAATCTAAGACTTACAAATCAAAAAACAAATAATTTATTTTCTATGCATATTTTTAGATTCATAAGTACATTTATTAGAATCGTTCCTACGATTGTAATTTTCTTTACTATTGGAATTATTTTCAAAAGACCAGCGGCTGCTTTTGTTATTTCTTTTGCCATCCACTCATCAACAGTTATTTCAAAACAATTAAACGAATCAATTTCTAAAATAGAAGATAAAAATATTAATAATTTAATAAGACAAGGATGATCACAAGGAAGAATTTTTAGATCATATATTTTACCTTATATAAAAAATAATTCATCCACTTTTTTAATTCTAGAAGTAGAAAAAAATATTCGAAATTTTATAAACTATGGTTTATTTGGAGCAAGTAATTTCGGTTTAGCTATGGTATACAGTCAAAGATCTTCATATAGAGATATCACACCATATGTATGAATTTCTGTATTTTTAATAATGATAACTAATATTTATTTTAATTATTTAAAGAACAAAAAAATTAACTTAAAACACAAAAAAATAAAATTTTCACAAATTTAA
- a CDS encoding thymidine kinase, whose amino-acid sequence MYNKFSNGMIEVITGPMFSGKSEELLRRIRILEYAKYNILVIKPSFDTRFSISKIVSRAGTEHKTFVLDDIKKVYELINEDTNAIVIDEAHFFGDDIVQVVNELANKGFLVIVSGLDQDFLRRPFYNMSQILSLAERVTKLQAVCVVCHNLASCSYRKSNDADVLLLDNTSNYEARCRKCHNDGIKNKDKK is encoded by the coding sequence ATGTACAATAAATTTTCCAATGGAATGATAGAAGTAATAACAGGACCAATGTTTAGCGGTAAAAGTGAAGAGCTTTTAAGACGTATTAGAATTTTAGAATATGCAAAATATAATATATTAGTTATAAAACCCTCATTCGATACCAGATTTAGTATCTCCAAAATAGTATCAAGAGCAGGAACAGAACATAAAACGTTTGTATTAGATGATATTAAAAAAGTTTATGAATTAATAAACGAAGATACAAATGCCATTGTAATTGACGAAGCTCATTTCTTTGGAGATGATATTGTTCAAGTTGTTAATGAACTTGCAAATAAGGGTTTTTTAGTGATTGTAAGTGGATTAGATCAAGATTTTTTAAGAAGACCTTTTTATAATATGTCACAAATATTGTCTTTGGCAGAAAGAGTAACAAAACTTCAAGCTGTTTGCGTCGTGTGTCATAATCTAGCAAGTTGTTCATATAGAAAATCAAATGATGCAGATGTATTGCTTTTAGATAACACATCAAATTATGAGGCTCGCTGTAGAAAATGCCATAACGATGGAATTAAAAATAAAGATAAAAAATAA
- a CDS encoding 5'-methylthioadenosine/S-adenosylhomocysteine nucleosidase family protein, whose protein sequence is MKLIIAAELQEVESFFKILSKKMIFETKNIQIYECIFNNQQFILTISGVGKVNASVALNTTLNKYKNISKIVNIGTAGSLDNDIEIAKAFLINTSQYWDVDLTALPNYKIGQLPNMPQLYSSSTGLNTELLQKINLEFANSISGDSFISKENIKNYDLKSFSLVDMESTSLLQNCYLLNKDISLIKVVSDHIFKDNNSSDYQENIKKCSQVICNILIKIFS, encoded by the coding sequence ATGAAATTAATAATAGCAGCAGAATTACAAGAGGTAGAATCATTTTTTAAAATTTTGTCAAAAAAAATGATTTTTGAAACAAAAAACATTCAAATTTATGAATGTATTTTTAATAATCAACAATTTATTTTAACAATTAGTGGTGTAGGAAAAGTTAATGCATCAGTAGCATTAAATACGACATTAAATAAGTACAAAAATATTTCAAAAATAGTAAATATAGGTACAGCGGGTTCACTCGATAATGACATTGAAATTGCAAAAGCGTTTTTAATAAATACTTCACAATATTGAGATGTAGATTTAACGGCATTACCAAATTATAAAATTGGCCAATTACCCAATATGCCTCAATTATACTCATCAAGTACTGGATTAAACACTGAATTGTTGCAAAAAATAAATTTAGAATTTGCAAATTCAATTAGTGGAGATAGTTTTATTTCTAAAGAAAATATAAAAAATTATGATTTAAAATCATTTTCATTAGTAGATATGGAATCTACTTCTTTATTACAAAATTGTTATTTATTAAATAAAGATATAAGTTTAATAAAAGTTGTATCTGATCATATTTTTAAAGATAATAATTCAAGTGATTATCAAGAAAATATAAAAAAATGTTCACAAGTTATTTGTAACATTTTAATAAAAATATTTAGCTAG
- the cypl gene encoding ABC transporter thiamine pyrophosphate-binding lipoprotein p37/Cypl — protein sequence MVTSCLFIPYFFVSCANQTTMQMSTLTPWAKDFKIKNINFFKSIESKYNKLKNQDINTKNTENITLNPDLLSNDRALVESVITNKSQIAIVNSVFLNNQFNETQKYIDLVHPILLAKTFIPKYDEDMVFYDANNNEKMNEIVKKQNNDFSKKPYSQWDDKEYGFNYGIYQHFYEPINKSINYQRGAIFITGTDEVLKKIKEAWKNRDWKTFSSFGIVKNQDTSSATRFVYPEFLFKKHFNKYNKQFTGFNNDENANPNNYINYPIHNSATHMGQSIFKDFHIFLGEENEYAFHHNDPDKNYFSRPEGEKIEILTLTDPFLFFVVIASNKLSEKEIIFLQQAILETSQENKDDFSYRIGISGYTKENANREYIKNFYDRARK from the coding sequence ATGGTCACAAGTTGCCTTTTTATTCCTTATTTTTTTGTTTCTTGTGCTAACCAAACCACCATGCAAATGAGTACATTAACACCATGAGCAAAAGATTTTAAAATTAAAAATATTAATTTTTTTAAATCAATTGAATCAAAGTATAATAAACTAAAAAATCAAGACATTAACACAAAAAATACTGAAAATATCACTTTAAATCCTGATTTATTAAGCAATGACAGAGCGTTAGTTGAATCTGTAATTACCAATAAAAGTCAAATAGCAATTGTTAATAGTGTTTTTTTAAACAATCAATTTAATGAAACCCAAAAATACATTGATCTTGTTCATCCTATTCTACTTGCAAAAACATTTATTCCTAAATATGATGAAGATATGGTTTTTTATGATGCAAATAACAATGAAAAAATGAATGAAATTGTAAAAAAACAAAACAATGATTTTTCAAAAAAACCATATAGTCAATGAGATGATAAAGAATATGGTTTTAATTATGGTATTTATCAACACTTTTATGAACCCATTAATAAAAGTATAAATTACCAAAGAGGAGCAATTTTTATCACAGGAACTGACGAAGTCTTAAAAAAAATAAAAGAAGCTTGAAAAAATCGCGATTGAAAAACATTCAGTAGTTTTGGAATTGTAAAAAATCAAGACACAAGTTCTGCAACTAGATTTGTTTATCCTGAGTTTTTATTTAAAAAACACTTCAACAAATATAACAAACAATTTACTGGATTTAATAATGATGAAAATGCAAATCCAAATAATTACATCAATTATCCAATTCATAATTCAGCAACACATATGGGTCAAAGTATTTTTAAAGATTTTCATATTTTTTTAGGTGAAGAAAATGAATATGCATTTCACCATAATGACCCTGACAAAAATTACTTTTCAAGACCAGAGGGCGAAAAAATTGAAATTTTAACCTTAACTGATCCTTTTTTATTTTTTGTAGTTATTGCATCAAATAAATTAAGTGAAAAAGAGATTATTTTTTTACAACAAGCAATTTTAGAAACATCACAAGAAAATAAAGATGATTTCAGTTATAGAATAGGTATTAGTGGATATACAAAAGAAAACGCAAATAGAGAATATATTAAAAATTTTTATGATAGGGCTAGAAAATAA
- the gyrB gene encoding DNA topoisomerase (ATP-hydrolyzing) subunit B encodes METKNNNNTTKDQYTASNIQVLEGLEAVRTRPGMYIGSIGFKGLHHLIWEIVDNSVDEAMAGFCDQITINLHPNNVIEVIDNGRGIPVDKHPKTGISTVETVFTVLHAGGKFDSESYKVSGGLHGVGASVVNALSDDFQVWVKKHGNVYYQHYSNGGKPSDELKIIDEYKDEETGTRVMFHPDFKIMEKNNFDFGLIADRAKQTAYLNKGLRINVNDLTKQVFKSFYFEGGIVDYVSELSKGKKPINPDIIYAEGSFLDSRIQNASDVLVEVAMQYNETYSTNVVSYANNISTNEGGTHEQGFNDALVRIFNKWAEENKLIKQDKERLTKDDVKDGLVAIISIKHTNPIFEGQTKGKLENKDARSATNKVLSETLERYLLENPQIAKSIIEKCLKAQHARLAAKAASEASRKRDGLDFGNLPGKLADSSLKNAELTELFIVEGNSAGGSAKMGRDRSIQAILPLRGKVINSEKNSIQSVLENKEIGTLIHALGTGIRDEFNINKLRYHKIIIMTDADVDGAHITTLLLTFFYRYMRPLIEYGFVYLAQPPLYKITYGKTVKYAYKDEQKDEILASIDKTKVNIQRYKGLGEMDPEQLWETTMNPENRKMLQVQIQDLAAADTIFTTLMGEEVEPRREFVQENARYASNIDF; translated from the coding sequence ATGGAAACAAAAAACAACAATAATACAACAAAAGACCAATATACAGCAAGTAATATTCAAGTTCTTGAAGGACTAGAAGCAGTTAGAACAAGACCGGGTATGTACATTGGTAGTATTGGATTTAAAGGATTACACCATTTAATTTGAGAAATTGTAGATAACTCAGTCGATGAAGCTATGGCTGGTTTTTGTGATCAAATAACAATTAATTTACACCCTAACAATGTTATTGAAGTAATTGACAATGGTCGGGGAATACCTGTAGATAAGCATCCTAAAACAGGAATAAGTACAGTTGAAACTGTGTTTACTGTTTTACATGCAGGGGGAAAATTTGATTCTGAAAGTTATAAAGTTTCTGGTGGATTGCATGGAGTTGGTGCAAGTGTTGTTAATGCTCTAAGTGATGATTTTCAAGTTTGAGTAAAAAAACATGGAAACGTTTATTATCAACACTATTCAAATGGTGGAAAACCAAGTGATGAATTAAAAATAATTGATGAATACAAAGATGAAGAAACAGGAACTAGAGTTATGTTTCACCCAGATTTTAAAATTATGGAAAAAAATAATTTTGATTTTGGATTAATTGCAGATAGGGCAAAACAAACTGCTTATTTAAATAAAGGTTTAAGAATAAATGTCAATGATTTAACTAAACAAGTATTTAAATCATTTTACTTTGAAGGTGGAATAGTTGATTATGTTTCAGAACTTTCTAAAGGTAAAAAACCTATCAACCCAGATATTATTTATGCTGAAGGATCATTTTTAGATTCTCGTATTCAAAATGCAAGTGATGTACTTGTTGAAGTAGCAATGCAATATAATGAAACTTATTCAACTAATGTTGTTTCATATGCAAATAATATATCAACAAATGAAGGTGGAACACATGAACAAGGATTTAATGATGCGCTTGTAAGAATATTTAATAAATGAGCTGAAGAAAATAAATTAATCAAGCAAGACAAAGAAAGACTAACAAAAGATGATGTTAAGGATGGGCTTGTAGCTATTATTTCTATTAAACACACAAATCCAATTTTTGAAGGTCAAACAAAAGGAAAACTTGAAAATAAAGATGCTCGTAGTGCAACAAATAAAGTTTTAAGTGAAACTCTTGAAAGATATTTATTAGAAAATCCACAAATAGCAAAATCTATAATTGAAAAATGTCTTAAAGCTCAACATGCTAGATTAGCTGCAAAAGCAGCATCTGAGGCATCAAGAAAAAGAGATGGTTTAGATTTTGGTAATTTACCAGGTAAGCTAGCTGACTCATCACTTAAGAATGCTGAATTAACTGAATTATTTATAGTCGAAGGTAATTCTGCTGGTGGTAGTGCAAAAATGGGTCGTGATAGATCTATTCAAGCTATATTGCCATTACGTGGAAAAGTCATTAACTCAGAAAAAAACAGTATTCAATCAGTTTTAGAAAACAAAGAAATTGGTACATTAATCCATGCTTTAGGAACTGGTATACGGGATGAATTTAACATTAATAAATTAAGATACCACAAAATAATTATTATGACAGATGCCGATGTTGATGGTGCACACATCACTACACTACTTTTAACATTTTTCTACCGTTATATGCGGCCTCTTATCGAATATGGTTTTGTTTATTTAGCTCAACCTCCATTATATAAAATAACTTATGGAAAAACAGTTAAATATGCTTATAAAGATGAACAAAAAGACGAAATTTTAGCATCAATTGATAAAACAAAAGTAAATATCCAAAGATATAAAGGACTAGGTGAAATGGATCCTGAACAGCTTTGAGAAACAACTATGAATCCTGAAAATAGAAAAATGTTGCAAGTCCAAATTCAAGATCTTGCAGCTGCTGATACTATTTTTACAACATTGATGGGTGAAGAAGTTGAACCTCGTCGTGAATTTGTTCAAGAAAATGCAAGATATGCCTCAAATATTGATTTTTAA
- a CDS encoding phosphotransferase — MKKYEKQGFTNEVFYDSQNNYFVKKKTYEGFNHAVNYKDLNVFDFYPGAIEDNKDYLITNFIDGKTPELDDEFLKEAGKLLITLHNSKMKLPANNLARRFKVYRKIIHDKGIKIPVLDKYYKKINLFLKNVDTSAPCHNDVILANFIKQNKTNKIYLLDWEYATMGDIHFDLAYFIESQNLNDQQVEVFLEGYGDDFSPYILQIHRILVNYLVVLWVNKQDKKPFDETHCINKIEPYFEKLSIMKRD, encoded by the coding sequence ATGAAAAAATATGAAAAGCAAGGATTTACTAATGAAGTGTTTTATGATTCACAAAATAATTATTTTGTAAAGAAAAAAACTTATGAAGGTTTTAATCATGCAGTAAATTATAAAGATTTAAATGTATTTGATTTTTATCCTGGCGCTATTGAAGATAATAAAGATTATTTAATAACTAATTTCATAGATGGTAAAACACCAGAATTAGATGATGAATTTTTAAAAGAAGCTGGTAAATTATTAATTACTTTACATAATTCAAAAATGAAATTACCAGCTAATAATTTAGCAAGAAGATTTAAGGTTTATAGAAAAATAATTCACGATAAAGGTATAAAAATTCCAGTTTTAGATAAATATTACAAAAAAATTAATTTATTTTTAAAAAATGTTGATACATCAGCGCCTTGTCACAATGATGTTATTTTAGCAAATTTTATAAAACAAAATAAAACCAATAAAATTTATTTACTTGATTGAGAATATGCTACTATGGGTGATATTCATTTTGATTTAGCTTACTTTATTGAATCACAAAATTTAAATGATCAACAAGTTGAGGTGTTTTTAGAGGGTTATGGAGATGATTTTAGTCCATATATTTTACAAATACATCGAATTTTGGTAAATTACCTAGTGGTTTTATGAGTTAATAAACAAGATAAAAAACCATTTGATGAAACACATTGCATAAATAAAATTGAACCTTATTTTGAAAAACTTAGTATTATGAAACGAGATTAA
- a CDS encoding DUF4177 domain-containing protein → MFREKSVSSIASEQKDSNYVVLQVILKEKWLEKGSKNLTDLEYIINQQTAKGYRLHTLNTTSSIHSAGLLGVNRMQAILVFEKIKN, encoded by the coding sequence ATGTTTAGAGAAAAGAGTGTATCTTCAATAGCTAGTGAGCAAAAAGACTCAAATTATGTTGTTTTACAAGTTATTTTAAAAGAAAAATGATTAGAAAAAGGAAGTAAAAATTTAACTGATTTAGAATATATTATTAATCAACAAACAGCAAAAGGATATAGATTGCACACCTTAAATACTACATCATCAATACACAGTGCAGGATTACTTGGTGTCAATAGAATGCAAGCAATATTAGTTTTTGAAAAAATTAAAAATTAA